One genomic region from Mycobacterium basiliense encodes:
- a CDS encoding MMPL/RND family transporter: MLALARIIHKLALPIVLAWIGLVAILIVFAPSLDKVGKEHTVSMSPKNAPSMQAMNRVGEVFNEFHTDSVIMLLLEGDQPLADDAHHFYEQLMDRVSADTKHVQYVQDFWGDRLTAAGSQSPDGKAAYAQVYLAGSQGESLANESVAAVRKIVEGVTPPPGVKAYVTGPAAVFADQSVAGERGIKKVTATTILVIFVMLVFVYRSIATALVTLLMVVVELMAARQVVSLLAHNNIIGLSTFAVNLLVLMVIAAGTDYSIFILGRYQESRGRGEDRETAFYTMFRGTAHVVIGSGLTIAGATYCLSFTRMPYFQSIGVPCAVAMLVTVFAAITLGPAVLTVGSFFHLFDPKRKMRTRGWRRVGTAIVRWPGPILVASIAIALIGLLALTGYKTSYGMRDYLPPSANSNIGYEAADRHFSNGRMNPEILLVETDHDMRNPEGMLILDRIARTVFHTPGVARVQAITRPLGTPIKHTSIPFHLSMRNTTQIENLQYLHQRMGDMLTQADAIQDSIDTLHRMYDIMGNIVTTTHNMDLLTHDMVEITDELRDHVSDFGDFWRPIRSYFYWEKHCFDVPICWALRSIFDAMDGVDKLTEKLTALSGELDNLDILLPQMRAQIPPQIASLTTMKRMILSMRTSQASFYAQLDELTQNATAMGKAFDTAKNDDSFYLPPEVFDNPDFQRGLAIFVSPDGHAARFIISHEGDPASAEGISHVDPIMSAAKEAIKGTPLEGARIYLGGTASFYKDMRDGSQYDLMIAGVAAATLILIIMLIITRSLVAAITIVGTVVLSLGASFGLSVLVWQYIMGVGLHWMVLAMSVILLLAVGSDYNLLLVSRFKEEIHAGLNTGIIRSMAGTGAVVTSAGLVFAATMSSFIIGDLKVIGQVGTTIGLGLLFDTLIVRSFMMPSIAALLGRWFWWPQQVRTRPASQLLRPLGPRPVARALLLPRPDAQADSAESQNPRTPRVMSS; encoded by the coding sequence ATGCTGGCCCTTGCCCGGATAATCCATAAGTTGGCGTTGCCCATTGTCTTGGCATGGATCGGGCTCGTCGCCATTCTTATCGTTTTTGCCCCCTCATTGGATAAAGTCGGCAAAGAACACACGGTGTCGATGAGCCCGAAGAACGCGCCGTCCATGCAGGCGATGAACCGTGTCGGTGAGGTGTTCAATGAATTCCATACCGACAGCGTGATCATGCTCCTCCTGGAAGGCGACCAGCCCCTCGCCGACGATGCCCACCATTTCTACGAGCAGCTGATGGATCGGGTATCGGCGGACACGAAGCACGTCCAGTACGTCCAGGACTTCTGGGGCGACAGACTAACGGCGGCCGGTTCGCAAAGCCCGGACGGCAAGGCGGCCTACGCGCAGGTCTACCTCGCCGGCAGTCAGGGCGAGAGCCTGGCCAACGAGTCCGTCGCAGCGGTGCGCAAGATCGTGGAAGGCGTAACCCCGCCGCCGGGCGTCAAGGCCTACGTCACCGGCCCCGCCGCAGTTTTCGCCGATCAGTCCGTGGCCGGGGAGAGAGGCATTAAGAAAGTCACCGCCACGACCATACTGGTGATTTTTGTGATGTTGGTTTTCGTCTACAGGTCGATTGCCACCGCGCTTGTCACCTTGCTGATGGTCGTCGTTGAGCTAATGGCCGCCCGACAGGTTGTCTCGTTGCTGGCTCACAACAACATCATTGGGCTTTCGACCTTTGCGGTTAATCTGCTGGTGCTGATGGTGATCGCGGCCGGGACGGACTATTCGATATTTATTTTGGGCCGATACCAAGAGTCTCGCGGCCGTGGCGAGGACCGGGAAACGGCCTTCTACACCATGTTCCGCGGAACCGCGCACGTTGTTATTGGCTCCGGATTGACCATTGCCGGTGCCACGTATTGCCTCAGCTTCACCCGCATGCCTTATTTTCAATCGATCGGCGTGCCGTGCGCCGTAGCAATGCTCGTCACTGTCTTTGCCGCGATCACCCTGGGTCCGGCGGTCTTAACCGTCGGTAGTTTCTTTCACCTGTTCGACCCGAAACGAAAAATGCGAACCCGGGGATGGCGGCGGGTCGGCACGGCGATCGTGCGGTGGCCCGGGCCGATTCTGGTCGCGTCGATCGCGATCGCTCTCATCGGTCTGCTCGCCTTAACCGGGTACAAAACGAGTTACGGTATGCGCGATTATCTGCCGCCGAGCGCCAACTCGAACATCGGATATGAGGCGGCGGACCGGCATTTTTCCAACGGTCGGATGAATCCGGAAATACTGCTAGTCGAAACCGATCATGATATGCGCAATCCGGAGGGCATGCTGATCTTGGATCGGATTGCCAGGACCGTCTTTCACACCCCTGGCGTCGCGCGCGTCCAGGCGATCACCAGACCTTTGGGAACACCGATCAAGCACACGTCAATACCCTTCCACCTCAGCATGCGAAACACGACGCAAATCGAAAACCTTCAGTACCTACACCAACGCATGGGCGACATGCTGACGCAAGCCGACGCCATACAGGATTCGATCGACACGCTGCATCGCATGTACGACATCATGGGGAACATCGTCACGACAACCCACAACATGGACTTGCTAACGCATGACATGGTGGAAATTACCGATGAACTTCGCGATCACGTCTCCGATTTCGGCGATTTCTGGCGGCCAATCCGGTCTTACTTCTATTGGGAAAAGCACTGCTTCGATGTCCCGATCTGCTGGGCGTTGAGGTCGATCTTCGACGCGATGGACGGCGTGGACAAGCTCACCGAAAAGCTCACCGCCCTGTCCGGAGAACTGGACAACCTCGACATACTGCTGCCGCAGATGCGCGCTCAGATCCCGCCGCAGATTGCCTCGTTGACCACCATGAAGCGAATGATCCTGTCCATGCGCACCTCCCAGGCGTCGTTCTACGCCCAGCTGGATGAGCTGACCCAGAACGCGACGGCGATGGGCAAGGCATTCGACACTGCCAAGAATGACGACTCGTTCTATTTGCCGCCAGAAGTCTTCGACAATCCGGACTTCCAACGAGGCCTGGCAATATTCGTGTCGCCCGACGGGCACGCGGCACGGTTCATCATCTCCCATGAAGGTGATCCCGCATCCGCTGAAGGCATCTCGCACGTCGATCCGATCATGAGCGCGGCGAAGGAGGCGATAAAGGGAACCCCACTCGAGGGCGCCAGGATCTATCTGGGCGGAACGGCCTCTTTCTATAAGGACATGCGCGACGGATCCCAGTACGACCTGATGATCGCCGGAGTCGCCGCGGCCACTCTTATCTTGATCATCATGCTGATCATTACCCGGAGTTTGGTCGCCGCAATCACCATTGTGGGCACCGTGGTGCTCTCGTTGGGCGCCTCCTTCGGGCTTTCCGTACTCGTCTGGCAGTACATCATGGGCGTCGGATTGCACTGGATGGTGCTTGCAATGTCGGTCATCCTGCTTTTGGCGGTGGGTTCTGACTACAACCTGTTGTTGGTTTCCCGCTTCAAAGAGGAAATTCACGCCGGACTGAATACTGGCATTATCCGCTCCATGGCCGGCACCGGCGCGGTAGTAACATCTGCGGGCCTCGTATTCGCCGCTACGATGTCGTCCTTCATCATTGGCGATTTGAAAGTCATCGGTCAGGTGGGGACCACCATCGGCCTGGGTCTATTGTTCGACACCCTGATCGTTCGCTCATTCATGATGCCGTCCATTGCCGCGCTGTTGGGACGCTGGTTCTGGTGGCCGCAGCAAGTGCGCACCCGCCCCGCCAGTCAGCTACTGCGGCCGCTTGGGCCGCGTCCGGTGGCTCGTGCCCTGCTCCTGCCCCGACCCGACGCGCAGGCCGACAGCGCCGAATCGCAGAACCCCCGCACTCCACGGGTGATGTCGAGTTAG
- a CDS encoding prolipoprotein diacylglyceryl transferase, which produces MSNELFLLVLASLFAALFTWAFRALPKEQWQILAAVPLTKGGNGEWHGLNLTYYGFFQATSNSLAVAMAFILFGAIGVTTNAIFALTVLLFAVCWTASKLIVWLIERRQHLFTVGGAVFAGTLALPWLIGLLNHSSGDALGGTIPVIPALAVVSVAYAYGEGLGRLACISFGCCYGKSLQELSPRLRRLLSSFSFTFTGAMKKAAYEGRLEGIRIAPVQAMTSVVFISIALVGTYLFLQSWFIGALLTTMIMTQLWRIFSETLRTRSNRTLRRFSPYQMMAIITVAYITIIAVMFSVEQTESTEISAGLATFWNPLVLLFCQLIWVVVFLITGRSSVTGSKLYFYVHQDRVKGHRPSGEIGAQNGSDHMPAGSS; this is translated from the coding sequence ATGAGTAACGAACTCTTCCTTCTTGTATTGGCATCGCTCTTTGCCGCGCTCTTCACCTGGGCCTTCCGCGCATTACCGAAAGAGCAGTGGCAGATCCTCGCTGCCGTGCCCTTGACAAAAGGCGGTAATGGTGAATGGCATGGACTAAATCTCACTTATTACGGCTTCTTCCAGGCCACCTCGAACTCGCTGGCGGTGGCGATGGCATTCATACTGTTTGGCGCCATCGGCGTTACCACAAACGCCATCTTCGCCCTGACCGTACTCCTTTTCGCAGTGTGCTGGACGGCGTCGAAGCTGATCGTGTGGTTGATCGAGCGGAGGCAACATCTCTTCACAGTCGGTGGGGCGGTATTCGCTGGTACGCTTGCGCTGCCGTGGCTAATCGGCCTGCTAAATCATTCATCGGGCGATGCACTCGGTGGCACGATCCCGGTAATCCCGGCGCTCGCGGTCGTATCGGTTGCGTATGCATATGGCGAAGGATTGGGCCGGCTGGCTTGCATCAGCTTTGGGTGTTGTTACGGCAAAAGCCTGCAGGAGCTTTCCCCTCGCTTACGTAGGCTGCTTTCATCATTCAGCTTCACCTTTACGGGAGCGATGAAAAAGGCCGCGTATGAAGGGCGCTTGGAGGGGATACGCATCGCACCGGTGCAGGCGATGACCTCTGTGGTCTTTATTTCAATCGCGCTCGTAGGCACGTATCTGTTTCTGCAATCTTGGTTCATTGGAGCATTGTTGACAACAATGATAATGACACAACTCTGGCGGATATTCTCGGAAACCTTGCGCACCCGATCGAACCGTACCTTGCGCAGGTTTTCCCCCTATCAGATGATGGCGATTATCACCGTTGCCTACATCACGATAATTGCGGTCATGTTTTCCGTAGAACAAACGGAAAGCACCGAAATCTCAGCGGGTCTAGCGACATTTTGGAATCCGTTAGTATTGCTCTTCTGTCAGCTGATCTGGGTTGTTGTATTTCTGATTACCGGCCGTAGCAGCGTGACGGGCTCCAAGCTCTATTTCTACGTCCACCAGGACCGCGTGAAAGGGCATAGACCATCGGGGGAAATCGGAGCCCAGAACGGCAGCGACCACATGCCTGCCGGTTCATCGTGA
- a CDS encoding fatty acyl-AMP ligase, with translation MGRSPQNLARMLSDQVDSQSDQVAFGYLADGEDDLITLSYGELDSRARQIAVVLSDRIAPGGRVVLMCPPDLNFVAGLFGTLYAGLIPVPIYPPNPAAPEAYGARLADVVQDCSAEAVLTTALLKSMQTMVLDPAVSRRAVPWLATDDEDCLDADPADWTDPQIPSNAAALIQYTSGSTAAPKGVVLTHANFLANQVAIRQTFGIPEGPVAMNWLPPYHDMGLSGSLFAPIYRGGCGYLMSPMHFLQKPVRWLRAIDRVSATHSSSPNFGFELCLRRVSDEQKVGLDLSSWQVAFCGAEPVMADTARRFTQRFAEHGFRRGTFSPCYGLAEASLLVTGAVRELGPRTTWIDREKLAHGIAVVVDEGQPQAVQVVSSGRAPTDSTVAVVDQASGQELPSGQVGEIWVSGPSVAHGYWRRPELTETTFGARLPARDDGFLRTGDLGFKLGDELYVTGRIKDIIIIAGRNIYPQDIELAVQRADTRLRPGCGAAFGIVVDEAESIAIVQETAEEDRSELDLLVKAARKAVLEAHQIDPAAVVLTPARSLPKTTSGKLRRAAIRTAFLDGSLPVVAQLATRTYE, from the coding sequence ATGGGTAGATCTCCCCAAAATCTGGCACGGATGCTGTCGGACCAGGTGGACAGCCAGAGCGATCAGGTCGCGTTCGGGTATTTGGCGGACGGCGAGGATGACCTGATCACGCTTAGCTACGGCGAACTTGACAGCCGGGCGCGTCAAATTGCCGTTGTGCTGTCCGACCGGATCGCTCCCGGTGGTCGGGTGGTGTTGATGTGCCCACCGGATCTCAATTTCGTTGCAGGCCTTTTCGGCACCCTGTATGCCGGTCTCATCCCGGTGCCGATCTACCCACCCAATCCCGCTGCACCAGAGGCATATGGGGCACGGCTGGCGGACGTGGTGCAGGACTGTTCGGCCGAGGCGGTGTTGACCACCGCGCTGCTCAAATCGATGCAGACAATGGTGCTGGATCCAGCGGTCAGTAGGCGAGCGGTGCCCTGGTTGGCCACCGACGACGAGGATTGCCTCGATGCCGACCCCGCCGACTGGACGGATCCGCAGATTCCCAGCAACGCCGCGGCATTGATCCAGTACACCTCGGGTTCGACCGCGGCGCCCAAGGGCGTGGTGCTGACACACGCGAACTTCTTGGCCAACCAGGTTGCGATCAGACAAACGTTTGGCATCCCAGAAGGCCCGGTAGCCATGAATTGGCTGCCGCCGTATCACGACATGGGCCTGAGCGGGAGCCTGTTCGCGCCCATCTACCGCGGCGGGTGCGGATACCTCATGTCGCCGATGCACTTCTTGCAAAAGCCGGTGCGCTGGCTGCGAGCCATTGACCGGGTTTCCGCAACCCACTCGTCCAGCCCGAACTTTGGCTTCGAGCTGTGCCTGCGCAGGGTCAGTGATGAGCAAAAAGTGGGACTCGACTTGTCGTCCTGGCAGGTGGCGTTCTGCGGGGCAGAGCCGGTCATGGCGGATACCGCACGACGGTTCACGCAACGCTTTGCCGAGCATGGATTTCGTCGTGGGACATTCTCACCCTGCTACGGCCTGGCCGAGGCCTCGTTGCTGGTCACCGGGGCGGTGCGCGAGCTCGGTCCGCGCACCACCTGGATCGACAGGGAGAAGCTGGCGCACGGCATCGCCGTCGTGGTCGACGAGGGACAACCCCAGGCGGTTCAAGTGGTGTCGTCCGGGCGCGCACCGACCGACAGCACGGTAGCGGTGGTTGACCAAGCGTCCGGGCAGGAGCTTCCCTCCGGGCAGGTGGGCGAAATCTGGGTCAGCGGACCAAGCGTCGCGCACGGTTACTGGCGTCGGCCCGAGCTGACCGAGACGACCTTCGGTGCACGGTTGCCCGCTCGAGACGATGGCTTTCTGCGCACCGGCGACCTCGGCTTCAAACTTGGCGACGAGCTGTACGTGACGGGCCGGATCAAAGACATCATCATCATCGCCGGACGCAACATCTATCCGCAGGATATCGAGCTCGCTGTGCAACGCGCCGACACCCGACTGCGCCCTGGTTGCGGAGCCGCGTTCGGAATCGTGGTGGACGAGGCCGAAAGCATTGCGATTGTGCAGGAAACCGCCGAGGAGGATCGCAGCGAGCTGGACCTGCTTGTCAAGGCGGCACGTAAGGCGGTGCTGGAAGCACACCAGATCGACCCCGCTGCCGTCGTGTTGACCCCGGCTCGGAGCCTGCCCAAGACCACTAGCGGCAAGCTTCGCCGGGCAGCGATTCGCACTGCCTTCCTGGACGGGTCGCTACCGGTGGTGGCTCAGCTGGCAACAAGAACCTACGAGTGA
- a CDS encoding type I polyketide synthase yields MSDKAAIRSLVLEVLAEHTNMMPTDIDEFEPFSSYGLGSVAAAAVAGELANRLGMKIDPLALFEYPCVATLVDGLTASSSGPGRRKTTAVSSRSTHEAIAITGMACRMPGAPSTDMFWQRLLDGADAISAVPQDRWPADESTGLSGGFVDGVDLFDNHFFRVSAAEAARMDPQQRLLLEVSWHALEDAGVVPDRLKANPVGVFVGASFSDYGMTQLAASVNGHALTNTGCALALLANRLSYFYDLRGPSMTVDTACSSALVATHLAARAIRAGDCEQALVGAVNLLLTPQISRGLVAAGMLAPDGRCKPFDARANGYVRAEGCGVLVLKPLDKARRDKDRIYAVIRGSAVGQDGLTNGLTAPNPLAQRAVLSAAYADAGVSPKDVGYIECHGIGTPLGDRIEATALGSVIGTGSGRDAEQPCLIGSVKSNIGHLESAAGIAGLIKAALVLHTGVVPSNINYTEPNPTIPFEKLGLRVAAENVQLPSDGVALAGVSAFGFGGTDAHVVLESVKAITGQEPTTATAPTRYAVLPVSACTQAALAATRAEWADALDGAGEGGMVELVRVAALRRTHHPLRLAVAGSSSQELATALRNGGARIQTLNGAPKPLFVFAGHEAQSVDLLRGLAAEESLVASVLARCDEALAECADWSLRELAATTDPRLFADTAFVQPALCATQIALNALWRSMGVQPGAVLGHGVGEIAAAEAAGILDIPTAMRLSYERGRLTAPLHGHGRMLAIGLPEADTAALAERHGVDVAAINSPDTTVLSGAADRLEEIAKTVSTRGTFVRWLNGHYPFHSSLVQPAAEQLVAVLSGLESREGAVPFVSGTGGAVQDGRSLDATYWGHNLRHTVRFAAALHIAVELGADTVLEVGARPVLHAAIRRTVQSLDHQGPVVLPAKRVRHDDELRSTYETVADLYSRGCNIRWRHKSTPVVEPGRFRVSPPRARVVQAPRYPFDPARHWLRPPPVTVGTGRSAGPLVGAEIDLSNSDGRRVWEVWLSLDSLPHLGGYRVAGAAVLPASAVIEGVVVLATVIGIPDADVVDVVIYEPLLLGVEPIAVQWTVVPGDLGEFAVTMHARRDCSWRLQASASLRPPVDAALAPVSDRAAGARSRCDEQLSPRQVYQMLARHGSDYAPELRGVRQVWRRADEAVARISVDNGDFTRLLDSAFHVVAAAAGMPPTNHGPRPFLPVSAEFVRHAPSARLLGEVDVTVALRNGDADEIVCDLTLFDTNGVPILLVGGLSLQAHGAQPSLPQCDATTAVTAVGAGLRSRPDIGEYVAPRNELEQRIATIWATALGVDRLSVFDGFFELGGDSVFANQILIEINRMLGVRIEPERAFRALTVAGLAELAEQEMLSLLANMTDDEAAALAGWEE; encoded by the coding sequence ATGTCCGACAAGGCGGCAATCCGTTCGCTCGTGCTCGAAGTGCTCGCCGAGCACACGAACATGATGCCAACGGATATCGATGAGTTCGAGCCGTTCAGTTCCTATGGGCTGGGCTCGGTCGCTGCCGCTGCCGTGGCCGGTGAGTTGGCGAACCGGCTCGGGATGAAGATCGATCCACTTGCGTTGTTCGAATACCCCTGTGTGGCAACGTTGGTCGACGGTCTGACCGCCTCATCTTCCGGTCCCGGTAGGCGCAAGACGACGGCGGTCTCGTCCAGGTCAACACACGAAGCAATAGCCATCACCGGGATGGCGTGTCGGATGCCCGGCGCGCCGAGTACCGACATGTTTTGGCAACGCCTCCTAGACGGTGCCGACGCGATTTCCGCTGTGCCGCAAGATCGCTGGCCTGCCGACGAGTCAACTGGGCTGTCCGGCGGCTTCGTCGACGGCGTCGACCTGTTCGATAACCACTTCTTCCGGGTCTCGGCGGCCGAAGCCGCCCGCATGGACCCGCAGCAGCGGTTGCTGCTCGAGGTCAGCTGGCACGCGCTGGAGGATGCCGGAGTAGTCCCGGACAGGCTGAAGGCCAATCCGGTCGGGGTATTCGTGGGCGCGTCGTTCAGTGACTACGGAATGACTCAGCTGGCCGCCAGCGTCAATGGGCACGCGTTGACCAACACCGGCTGTGCGTTGGCACTACTTGCCAACCGGTTGTCCTACTTCTACGACCTGCGCGGGCCGAGCATGACGGTGGACACCGCGTGCTCGTCGGCCCTGGTCGCCACGCACCTGGCGGCCCGCGCGATCCGCGCGGGTGACTGCGAGCAGGCATTGGTCGGTGCGGTCAATCTGCTGTTGACACCCCAGATTTCGCGGGGGCTGGTTGCGGCTGGAATGTTGGCTCCGGACGGCCGGTGCAAGCCATTCGACGCCCGTGCCAATGGATACGTGCGGGCTGAGGGCTGCGGCGTGCTGGTGCTCAAACCGCTCGACAAGGCTCGGCGGGACAAGGACCGGATCTATGCGGTCATCCGCGGCAGCGCAGTGGGTCAGGATGGCCTTACCAACGGTCTCACCGCGCCGAACCCACTTGCGCAACGTGCCGTGTTGTCGGCCGCGTACGCCGACGCAGGCGTTTCACCCAAAGATGTCGGTTACATCGAGTGCCACGGCATCGGCACTCCGCTCGGAGATCGAATCGAGGCCACCGCGCTTGGCTCGGTGATCGGGACCGGTAGCGGGCGCGATGCTGAGCAGCCTTGCCTGATCGGATCGGTGAAGAGCAACATCGGGCATCTCGAATCGGCTGCCGGCATCGCGGGTCTGATCAAGGCCGCGTTGGTGCTACATACCGGCGTCGTGCCGTCCAACATCAACTACACCGAGCCCAATCCGACAATTCCGTTCGAGAAACTCGGCTTGCGGGTGGCCGCCGAAAACGTTCAACTTCCGAGCGATGGGGTAGCACTGGCGGGCGTGAGTGCCTTCGGATTCGGCGGAACCGACGCGCACGTGGTGCTCGAATCCGTCAAAGCCATAACCGGCCAAGAGCCTACGACCGCGACCGCGCCGACACGTTATGCAGTGTTACCGGTCTCGGCCTGCACCCAGGCCGCGCTCGCCGCGACACGAGCGGAATGGGCAGACGCCCTGGACGGCGCCGGCGAAGGCGGCATGGTTGAGCTGGTCCGCGTTGCGGCATTGCGGCGCACCCACCACCCCCTGCGGCTGGCCGTCGCGGGGTCCAGCTCTCAGGAATTGGCCACCGCATTGCGCAACGGCGGCGCCCGAATCCAAACCCTGAACGGCGCACCGAAACCCTTGTTCGTATTCGCCGGACACGAAGCCCAGTCGGTTGACCTGCTGCGAGGTCTCGCCGCTGAGGAGTCGCTGGTCGCATCGGTGCTGGCGCGCTGCGACGAGGCGCTGGCCGAATGCGCTGACTGGTCGCTACGGGAACTCGCCGCCACCACCGATCCTCGATTGTTTGCCGACACCGCGTTTGTCCAGCCCGCGCTGTGTGCGACCCAAATCGCACTCAATGCGCTGTGGCGGTCGATGGGAGTGCAACCTGGCGCGGTCCTAGGCCACGGTGTCGGCGAGATCGCCGCGGCCGAGGCAGCCGGCATACTCGACATTCCGACCGCCATGCGCCTGTCCTACGAGCGCGGTCGGCTGACGGCGCCATTGCATGGTCATGGACGTATGCTCGCCATCGGCTTACCCGAGGCCGACACGGCCGCTTTGGCGGAGCGCCACGGCGTGGATGTGGCTGCGATAAACAGCCCCGATACAACTGTGCTCTCCGGCGCGGCTGATCGGCTAGAAGAGATCGCCAAGACGGTGAGCACGCGGGGCACGTTCGTCCGCTGGCTGAATGGCCACTACCCCTTCCATAGCTCGCTGGTCCAACCCGCAGCCGAGCAACTCGTGGCGGTGCTGAGCGGACTCGAGTCGCGCGAAGGTGCGGTGCCATTCGTCTCCGGCACCGGGGGAGCGGTACAGGACGGTCGATCGCTAGATGCGACCTATTGGGGCCACAACCTCCGGCATACCGTGCGGTTCGCCGCGGCCCTGCACATCGCAGTCGAGCTGGGCGCGGACACGGTGCTCGAGGTTGGCGCGCGCCCCGTGCTGCATGCCGCGATTCGCCGTACCGTCCAGTCGCTCGACCATCAGGGCCCGGTGGTGTTGCCGGCCAAGCGGGTTCGCCACGATGATGAGTTGAGGTCGACGTATGAGACGGTCGCGGATCTGTACTCGCGAGGCTGCAATATCCGCTGGCGGCACAAGTCGACACCCGTCGTCGAGCCCGGGAGATTTCGGGTCAGTCCACCCCGGGCCCGGGTGGTCCAGGCCCCGCGGTACCCGTTCGATCCGGCGCGGCACTGGTTGCGTCCTCCCCCCGTCACTGTTGGGACCGGTCGGTCGGCGGGTCCGTTGGTCGGCGCCGAAATTGATTTGTCCAACAGCGACGGTCGGCGCGTTTGGGAGGTTTGGCTGAGCCTGGATTCATTGCCCCACCTCGGCGGCTACCGTGTCGCCGGCGCGGCGGTGTTGCCGGCCAGCGCGGTGATCGAAGGTGTGGTCGTGCTCGCCACGGTCATTGGCATACCCGACGCCGACGTCGTCGATGTCGTCATCTATGAACCGCTGCTGCTCGGTGTGGAGCCGATTGCTGTGCAGTGGACCGTGGTTCCCGGTGATCTGGGTGAGTTCGCAGTCACCATGCACGCCCGCCGTGACTGCAGCTGGCGGCTGCAGGCCAGCGCGTCGCTTCGGCCACCGGTGGATGCCGCCCTGGCTCCGGTCTCCGATCGTGCGGCCGGGGCAAGAAGCCGGTGCGACGAGCAATTGTCGCCGCGGCAGGTGTACCAGATGCTCGCCCGGCACGGCTCCGACTATGCACCCGAGCTGCGCGGCGTGCGCCAGGTCTGGCGGCGCGCGGACGAGGCCGTAGCGCGCATCAGCGTGGACAACGGCGATTTCACCCGACTGCTGGACTCCGCCTTCCACGTGGTCGCTGCCGCGGCGGGGATGCCGCCTACCAACCATGGACCGCGCCCGTTCCTCCCGGTGAGCGCCGAGTTCGTCCGCCATGCACCCAGCGCGCGGTTGCTGGGTGAGGTCGACGTCACCGTTGCGCTGCGGAACGGTGACGCTGACGAAATTGTATGTGACTTAACACTTTTCGATACCAACGGCGTGCCGATTCTGCTCGTCGGTGGGCTGAGCCTGCAGGCGCACGGTGCGCAGCCGAGCTTGCCGCAGTGCGACGCCACCACGGCCGTAACGGCTGTGGGTGCCGGTCTGAGGTCGCGGCCCGATATCGGGGAGTATGTGGCTCCGCGCAATGAACTCGAGCAGCGGATCGCCACGATTTGGGCGACCGCGCTGGGCGTCGACAGGCTGAGCGTGTTCGACGGATTCTTCGAACTCGGTGGCGACTCGGTGTTTGCCAACCAAATCCTGATCGAGATCAACCGCATGCTCGGCGTCCGGATCGAGCCGGAGCGGGCGTTTCGAGCGCTGACCGTCGCAGGTCTTGCCGAGCTCGCCGAACAGGAGATGCTCAGCCTGCTGGCGAACATGACCGACGATGAGGCGGCGGCCCTTGCCGGCTGGGAGGAATAG